The region AGAGGTGAAACATTACACCTCTATATACTGTCTTCAGTTCTAAGTGTCGATATTCAGCTTCGTCAGGCTTAAGAGCCTGGCAGCTCGTGCTTGGGACCAGAGGCGCAGAGCTAGCTGGTGCAAGGGGTGTGATGTTAATCATGCCCAGGGAGTAATCACATTGTGTTGTGACTGGGTGCATGGTTCAATCGACGAACCACGAGATATGCAAAACTCTCCTTTGTTTTAGGGCAATGAGATGCAAGCCTTTTGCGTATTCGTGGAAAGAATGCTTGAAAACAAGTGCATTATCTATCCCATGTGGCTATAAGAATAATTTATGAAACTAAAACAAGCCTTTTGCGTACCCTTATGGGATTCTATAGCTTCCCGGAATCCCTTCATCACGACATTGCCAAATACCAATCTAGGTTCTTTTGGGCCGGCAATGGCGATAAACAAAAGTACCACATGGTCAAGTGGTCGGAGATTTGTAAACCAAAGGACCAAGGTGGCTTGGGGGTTATTTCATCCAAACGGATGAACATCACCCTTCTCTCCAAATGGTTGTGGAGAATAGCCGCGGGCGAGAGCGGGTTGTGGTTAGACATCCTACACGCAAAATATTTGCGTGGCCAACCATTGGCGTTTGCCCCACGGTCTGGAGGGTCCCAGTTCTGGCAAGCGATAATCCAACTACTCCCGGTCCTCCGTATAGGATCTTCTATCTCGGTAGGATCCGGGGTTGGTACCCTGTTTTGGTTGGACCGTTGGTCGGGTACCAGACCTTTCGCGGTACGCTTTGCGCTGCTTTTCGGCATTTGTGCGAGACCTCATATCTCGGTAGAAGATGCCCTTGGTAACCTTGCCAACCTCACGCTTAGACGTACTTTTGGTACGGCGGAACGGGACCAATGGGAGGAGCTGATTGAGTGTGTGGCGCTACACACCCCCTCGCTTGAGAGTGACACCATCTCTTGGCATCTCGAGCCGAGTGGACAATTCTCCTCTAAGTCCTTATATAAGGCCATTGCAGCCACGCCGGGTCTGGCGGAACTTAATCTCCTTTGGGAGATGAAAGTGTCGATGAAGATCAAAATCTTCCTTTGGAAATTGGCGCGAGGTTGGTTACCCTCGAGTACCGAGGTTCGAAAGAGAAGTGGCCCCAGCGATGGAAATTGCCCACTATGTGATGTCCCGGAAGACTCCAGTCACATCTTTTTTCACATGTCCGGCAGCGATCTTCCTGTGGAGTACCCTTCAGGAGGGGATTGGTGGCGGATGGTGCCATGGCAACCTCCCAGATATGTTCCTTGAAGTGCGTAACATGCCGCTAGTCAACGACCCACAATGTGGGTGGTAGTAATTAGCGCTCTAGCTTGGACATTATGGACCATCCGTAATAAGCTTGTGATTGACTGATGATTCCGCGACGCGCTACTGACGCGATATTACAAATTATGTGGTTTCTTACAGCTATGGAGACCGCTCAGTAAGCGGTGTGCTCGCAACAACATTGACAGGATCATTGCCGAGCTTCGCTCCATCGCCTCCCGTCCccgccaccaccgccggagccggATTAGCTTGTTGCTCTATTTCTTTGTTGGGGTTGTTGTGCTGTGCCCCCAGCTAACCTTGCACTCTTCTTCGGAACTAGACTAGTTTGTGTTTTGTTTGAACTGCTCCTGTACTGCTGGTGTGACCTTGTTTTGCTTGGTGGTTGCTTTGTAATATAAAGAGGGGGGAAAGCCTTTTTCGTCGGTCAATAGGTCTGATAGTTTTCTTAAAATGTAACTGGTTACTTACTTTGCTGTTTCTGGTTCGAGATCTCTCAGCCATTCAAGATCAATGCTTCCATGGTCTCTCACCAATCGATTTAGAAATTCCTGCACAGCGAATGACCAAGATTAAAATGGGCAAATTTAATATTGTAAATCAAACATGTACCACAGTTGAAATGTGGACATGTTTGACTGGCTAGAGTTTTCAGCCCTGTCATTTTGTCAAAAAGCTTCCTTATACCAGACTTACTTTTATTCGGCCTGCTAGCATATTGTTCAGTCCTCGCTCTCTAATGGTTTCAGATATGGCTTTCACATCTGCTTGCCGTACTGCTTCCCAATCAACCGAATCTTTTGCATTAGGACTTCTTGGTTTATCTCCATTATTGGCGAACAATTCTTTTCGTATTTTTTCCCAATCATAAGTTTTCTCTGTAGGCCCACACACCGTCTTTCCTTTTGATTCATCTGTAGGAACTTCCGATGAACCTTTTTGACTAACTTTTGATTTCCTTATGGGATCTGCAACTCCCTGTGAGACCTGTGAATGAGCATTCAGGTTTTCACACAAGTTTGAAGAACAATAATTTTCACATGTTTCTGCCTGAAGTCTGATAATGTTTTCCAGTTGGGGTTGGCTGCATCCTGACTGACCGTCCATTTGCTTTGCCCTTGTTCTGTATACCTCTTGCGAATTTGAACACTCTTGCTGTTGCGCAAATGGAACTTCAATGTCCTTGCTTGAAAATTTGTATTCACAAAATAACTGTTCTTTAGAAAGTGACTCATCCACTGAACTAATTAATGGCTGAAAGTTTTGTTTCATTATTGGTGAAAAATTCTCATTTTGCGAAGGCTCGGTAGGAAAATGGGACTTCTGCTGGACTAGTGACTCGTCCATACAATATAGAACATTGCTTGAACAATCAGCCTCTCTGGTTTTATTTCTGTTGGACATGCTAGAAGCAGATGGTAACTGATAAAAACTATCCTCAGGTTGTGTAATATTTGGATGAAACATGCTATCAAGGCCTGTGCAGAATGAATTGTCCAGATGGCTGACAAAAGGAACACTCGTCGAATCCACATGGCCATTCTGGAGATAGGAGGCGTAAGCCTGATAAGTTCTGTTTAGATCAAACAACACATCTTTATTCACACCTGGGACTGGAAGAAGATTAACTCCATATTCTGATGATCCGACCATATCATTATGCATGTTCTGGAAATCTTGCATTGGTGGATGCTCTGCATGTCCAGTTGAACTTGTCATCCTATTGGGTAAATTTATCACCATGTGGTCCTTTTCTGGGAAGTATGGCAACAAACTGAACCCCATTGGATCAGTTCTGTGAAAAGGGTAATCTGGCGAATGTTGAGAAGAAACAGAAGAATTTTGTGAAGAAATAGCATCCTCCATTGGTACTTCAGCTTCTATCACGCTTGCAATGCCACTTTCTGGGACAACAAATTTTGATTGCCTATTTTCATGGAGGTCAATTAGGGACTCCCTATATGGAACAGAACATTCTCCTGCTGCAAAGTTGAATCCATCTCCAGAAAAACTTCCAATCAATTCGTTACTGTTACTTCCTTCATGAAACTCGGTATTAAGTATCTCTTCAACAGAGAACTTCCCTTTCAGCTTGAAAGAATCACCAAATAGTCCAGAACAGCTATCATTCTGTCCAGGAGGCATATGAGACTGTTAGgaatatgcaacttgtattcccatgaggccataggccgatatatatatacatgtacaggtgtggaacatatgcaggaaacccctCATACAACGAGATAAATACAAAGGGGTACATGACTTATATTATAACTCTAACaccccccctcaaactcatggtggatgaacaacactgagtttggagagataAAAGCCATGTTGTGCTCTAGTCTGAGCCTTCGTCAGGAAATCCGCCAACTGTAACTCGGAAGGCACATACTGAAGAGCAATAACCTGATCCTGCACAGCAGCGCGCACATAGAAAgcatcaacaccaatatgcttggtgagctcatgcttcacagGATCGCGTGCAATGCTGATAGCACCTGTACTGTCAGATAAAAGCAGAGTCGGTGTAGTGACAGAAACACCAAAATCCTGAAGTAACCACcgtaaccaagtcacctctgCCGTCAAAAGAGCCATTGCTCGCAACTCAGCCTCGGCACTCAAACGGCAAACTGCAAGCTGTTTCTTCGTCTTCCAGgcaatgagagaaccaccaagaaaaacacagtAAGCAGAAAGTGAACGGCGATCGGAAGGATCACTAGCCCACGTAGCATCCGAATAGGCCTGGAGCTGTAAAGAACTGGAGCGAGGAAAGAATAGACGGTGAGAGATCGTGCCTCGAAGATATCGAAGAACACGAAGGAGATGACTATAGTGAACCGAGGTGGGGGCAGAGACAAACTGACTCAGAATATGAACCGGATAAGAGATGTCCGGACGAGTGACAGCTAGATAGACAAGACTGCCAACAAGATGACGATAACGCGTCGGATCAGGGAGAGGATCACCATCAGTGCAATATACTCGGGGTCATCCCccgtgatgatcatgtcatcaacataaagaagaagaagagtccgACCACGAGGAGAAAGGTGAATAAACAATGCTGGATCATGAGCACTTGCTAAAAAACCAGCAGCAGTGATCACAGAGGCAAAGCGCTCAAACCAGGCGcggggggcttgcttaaggccatagagagagcgacgaagacgacataccatgccatcaggaacagaatacccaggtggtggctgcatgtacacctcctcacgcagctcaccattaagaaaggcaTTCTTAACATCAAGCTGAGATATAGACCAGTGGCGTGCAGAGGCAACGGCAAGAAGGGTACGAACAGTGGTCATatgagccacaggagcaaaagtctcatcataatcacgaccatgctcctgctgaaAGCCACAAGgagccacaagacgagctttgtgacgctcaagagaaccatcggagcgagtcttaaccttgtagacccacttacaagtgatcGGACGGACTCCGGGAGGAAGAGAAACAAGATCCCAAGTACCAGTGCGTTCAAGAGCAGCAATCTCCTCTGCCATCGCAAACTGCCATTCAGGATGAACAACAGCCTGACGGTAAGAAGTCGGCTCAAGAACAGCAGCACCAGCGGTGGGAAATCCAAAGCGATCAACAGGCGGACGAGGACGAGAACGCAAGCCATAAGTAGGCTGAGAGGAAGATGACGACCCAT is a window of Triticum urartu cultivar G1812 unplaced genomic scaffold, Tu2.1 TuUngrouped_contig_5124, whole genome shotgun sequence DNA encoding:
- the LOC125528802 gene encoding protein ROS1A-like, giving the protein MPPGQNDSCSGLFGDSFKLKGKFSVEEILNTEFHEGSNSNELIGSFSGDGFNFAAGECSVPYRESLIDLHENRQSKFVVPESGIASVIEAEVPMEDAISSQNSSVSSQHSPDYPFHRTDPMGFSLLPYFPEKDHMVINLPNRMTSSTGHAEHPPMQDFQNMHNDMVGSSEYGVNLLPVPGVNKDVLFDLNRTYQAYASYLQNGHVDSTSVPFVSHLDNSFCTGLDSMFHPNITQPEDSFYQLPSASSMSNRNKTREADCSSNVLYCMDESLVQQKSHFPTEPSQNENFSPIMKQNFQPLISSVDESLSKEQLFCEYKFSSKDIEVPFAQQQECSNSQEVYRTRAKQMDGQSGCSQPQLENIIRLQAETCENYCSSNLCENLNAHSQVSQGVADPIRKSKVSQKGSSEVPTDESKGKTVCGPTEKTYDWEKIRKELFANNGDKPRSPNAKDSVDWEAVRQADVKAISETIRERGLNNMLAGRIKEFLNRLVRDHGSIDLEWLRDLEPETAKEFLLSIRGLGLKSTECVRLLTLGHVAFPVDTNVARICVRLGWVPLQPLPDSLQLHLLKLYPVLDHIQKYLWPRLCKLDQFTLYELHYQMITFGKIFCTKSKPNCNACPMRAECKHFASAFAR